gaggctggtgagaggaggattgctcataataatggctggaatggagtagatggaatggcatcaaacacatggaaaccatgtatgaaaccacatggaaaccatgtatttgatgtgtttgataccattccatgaaTTCTGTTCCAGTCATTACTATGAACCCATCCTCCCCAATAAGGTGTCACCAGCTGCCTGTGGTGTGGCTGATTGACAGCACTTTGTATTGGCGCCAGGAACATGGATAACGTCAGAGGATAGCAATCCAGTGCCACCACCAATTCCAGAGAGCAGTAAAAACTCTAGGACAAACCTCCAATTGCCATCAAGAAAAAACACTTGAGGGGTATATCTCAAAAGTCTGTCCTCGATTCCTGTTCTGGATTCCTTGATTCTTCGACCTCCTCCTCAAAATGCAATGAAGGAGAAGATACGAGGTTATGAGAAGGAGATCACGGAATCATAGATTCAAGGAATTGAGGAAGGACCTTTAAGattcataaggtgaatgcaccaatttgtaagtcgctctggataagagcgtctgctaaatgccttaaatgtaaatgtaaatgtaattcacCTGAGGTCTTTCTGATGAAgtgttgtatttgtatttattatggatccccattagctgctgccaaagcagcagctactcttcctggggtccagcataattaaggcagtttatacaatttttaaaacattacaatacattcacagattttacaacacactgtgtgccctcaggcccttactccaccaccaccacatatctacagtactaaatccatgtttatgtacagtgtgtatgttattgtgtgtgcgtgtgcgtgcgtgcgtgtgtatgcatgtgtctgtgccaatgtttgctttgcttcacagtccccactgttccataaggtgttttgaatctgttttttaaatctaatttcactgcttgcgtcagttacttgatgtggaatagagttccatgtagtcatggctctgtgtaatactgtgtgcctcccattggATTGTGAGATGCACGTACAGAGTGGTGATTGTCGGTTACATAACATGGAGTTAACGCCCCAGCGTGGGACTGTTAGACTGCGGAGGTAATTGTGAATGTTACTTTGGGTGGATGGGAGACACAATTTTCAAACAAATTGAGTCTGGAGCAGTTGTTTGGATCTTCCTGCTAATCAGATTTTGGATTCTGAGGATGAGGATGTAGATTATGTCTGTTAGTTTACGTAAACAGTCTTAGTTTGGGGCTCCTGCGGCACTAAAACCCACCTTTATGTAACCAAATCTCCATGAGTTGAGGTTTCAATGTCATCCCTCACATTGTTTAGGTTAGATGGGGAAAACCACAAAATCCTGGTATTTGCAGGGCGGATAATGACATGACAGTTAATATAGCAGCAAAGACATAACATGTGCTATTGTGTTTGAGAAATTAGTTGTCTGCTTTGCAGAATAACATTATCCACCTACCTCTGTTAAAGAAACAGCACAATACTGTAAGGAAGGCCAAAGAACTGGAACTATTTTGAGACATTACATCTGACTTATGAGTAACATCTGAATCAAGGTGCTATTTATCTGTTATATACACACTCACCATTACTTATACATTTGGGGTCACTTGGCAGAAAGTGAAAGCTTTACTCTGGCTTAAATATTTTGATGACACGCCCTTACTAATATGTGAATCGTTTTGCTCATCAACTGTGGGGTCCCTCCTATCGCCATTCATGACACAGATGCACAGGCATTTTCCACCCAACATCAAATACTGCTCCCTCTGATAGGTTCATGGTACATGTACCCAATACCTGCTCAGACAGTAAATTACCTAACTGCCTGTCCTGCTTATGGGGGACCTTTGAGTCACAGGTCCCAGGTGCCGAGGGAAGGAAGCACTCAGTCTGTGATGGTGAGCCTCCCCAGGCCTCACACACATtccaacacaaacaaacatgctCGCACACACTAACAGGTTTGCACACATGAACAtacgaacacaaacacacacgtttcTATGTCACTAGTCTATAAAGGTGGCCCTTACTGCGCAATCAATAGGGGCCCTTTGGATTGGGGCCAGCGTGAATAATGACATAGAACACTCACCCTACTTACTACTCAAGTAGTAATGGTCGCTCCGTGAACTTATTTTGGTACTCCGGGACTTCCACAGTTTGTGATCACCTAAACACACTACTTAGCCCCAACCAGACATAGAGCTGTCAAGCCCTTGTGCTCATGTTGAAAGAAAGGTCTAGTTTATTAAAGAAATCGTCAAACGGTTATCGGCGAGGTAATAGTACAGTACATGTAACCAAATAAATAAGAACCAAGTTTGGTTCTTTGTAACTTTCGCTGCCCCTCAGTTTGGAATTTACCTCAGCAATCTAAGACAGGAGTTGGTtgaatttatttgaattaaaaAGTGTAGGGCCTAAAGTGCAACATTCAACTCAGGCTTTGAGAGAATGCACAAAATAAGTTGGTGCTCCTTTAGGGTATCAGGACGAAATAGTATAATCTTACTAAGATGATCCCTGTGGGTGTCACATCCAAGAACACAGGCCTTATTTCACAAATACCTCAGAAACAATGGTGTATtttaacacacacagacccctgATTTTTGTGGGTAAGCATGGACGCTTTTGATCATGACAGGATCCAAACACACTATTAGAAATGGAATCTTGCAGCACACCTTTTCACTAGGCGGCGTTAACCACAGTGAGAGGTTAATAAGAACACAACAAAAGAAGGAAGCAACCCAAAACAATACAACAAACCTATAGGGGTTGGTCCATTTGGAAATGAATCAGCAAATAAGACGTCAGCTTATATTTATGTGTCCTGAGGTCTTTCCCATGAGCCTGCATCCTGTTTTGAGGGGTCAGAGGGGACTTGTGCTGCTGTATGGCTGCCAGATCAGCAGATCTCAGCCCCTTAGGTTATAAAAATAGAGATGATAGGCCAGTGTTCTCAGTGCAATCTGTGCCCAGAGAGACAAATCAGAGAAACTTTTACTGGCAACGGTGTCAGTTCTATTATTAAGTGTCTTCCCATAACCATGACAGGGTTGCATTAGAAGCCCCTGTTTCATCTGCTCAAGAAAATGAATTACCTGgttcatgttcattagggcattcTATGGAAAATGTTTTACAACATTAAATAGAAAATACAaatgagtgtttcttattggacaaaatccaggtagtccctctcttTTTTCCGTTGTTTTGTGCCCAATGAACATGATTCTGGTTAGTTGCATAGCTCTTAAAGCTCATATAAAAAACTAAGACAATATATTCTGTTACATAGATCATTTACTTAAGAAAATAcaaacaatataaatatatatttttacagtaGTTCATAATAGATTCATTGTAATATCCTTCATATGCTGTACATGTAAAACACAGTGAACAGATAAACACAGAAGCAAGGGTGCAACTTCAATTTAACATTGCATAAAACTGTACGTAACACTGTCATGAAATTGACATAACATCAAAACCATTCTCCATTTATACTAATATTCTTTCTTTATTAGCTGTAACATGCACAGCCGTAGCTTTGACTTGCCTGCATGGCATCCAAACAGCCAACCAACATTTTGATAAATGTGTGACTTATGATATTTTATTATCATTGTATTGTCAAtttatgtaaaatgttggtcaTTGACTGTAGTCAATGGTGGATGTCACTTCAAGCAGCAGGTGACTTATCTTGTCATCTCTATACATTAGTTTGACCTTTGACGGTTTCACTTGAAGTTCAGTCATGTGAGCGGGAAAAAGCAGAACAAGAGGGTTACCCCAAATGCAGTGACTGTGACTCAGCATGTCACAGTGAGAAACAGGATGGAACTGCTCTTCTTCTAGTGTTATCTCTGAAATAAATATCTATTAATATGGTTTAGGACATACTTTCCTCACCAGGGATTTCCCGTGGCTTGTTTTTCTTGTTTAAAATAGTCCCTAACATTACAAAATAAAGTAAGGAATCATATCTTCTATGACATTCAACTTAAAAATGCACTGTAATACAGACTTAATAGGAATGACAACTGTGTGAATTCAGTATGTATGTAACAATGTCCTATATAAAAGGCAGAAAGCTAAAACAAATGTAATTCAATGAACTCTCTACAGGTTGGTCAGTCCTTGTTGTCACTTTGTAACTGTATTGTTCTTTTCACAAGCTTTCCTCCTCATCATTCTCACTGACCTGCTGGGGCAAGTGTTGAGTAAGGACAATCCATGACTGGAGAATTTATAGTGTTCATGATTGGTCTTGTGGGCTAGGCCTATGCAGGGCTAGGCCTTTAAGGGCAAGATCTCTTTACGAGAACAAATGCAACATGGATAGCTTCCACATGAATAACAAAGCAATCTATCTTCAAAACAACATTGATTGTCTCAAATCCTTGCAATTACATGATTTTGATTGATATGAAGTTGATCATGGAGATGGTGGTGGAAAAAGATGAATGCTACCCAATTAAGGATTTCAGTCTGGCAGGGGTTCACTACAGCATTGATTAAGCGTTTGCCAAATTCTCTGTGAAGAAAGTGTTGGGCTAATGTTTGCTTCTGTCACTCCGCTCTGTCATTCAACTGACATACTGTAGGGAGAAAACCTAAAGAGCTAAGGGCCAGATTAGAATGCATTAAAAAAGGCTTTTGTTTCAGTGAAACAAAACAGATCCTTGTTTCTGTTAAAGCCTCACTGATCCACTGTATCACTTAACTTATCAAACCGGTCATTTGCCTATCCATGTATGGTAGCAACCGGAGAGGATTTCAGggggaaaatacattttatatcaaGGGCAAAACCACATTGCTGGAACCCAGCGTTGTGAAATTGCACATACTTATTTAGTACAGGCTTTTTCGAGAGTGAGATCATCAAAAACAGGAAAGGTATCGGCAGTGCCCTACAAGCTGTTAAAACAAGCTACATTTTTTTACTGCAGGTGTTCCGACAGTACTGCTTCCTCTGGAGTTATTGCTTCAATCCTGTTTTTGGTCTCCACATAccaccccatacctactgtacatCTACCAgtgaaaaatacaaaaatactgtTATAAAAATAATATTCACTGTAACTATCCTATAGGAGGTGAAACAATTCACTTCTATACAGTACTTCCTATTTATGTCCCAAAAATAGGAACTGTAAATTCTATAAAACACTAAGTGTATACTATTGTAGTGTCACAGTCATATAAAGAACTGCAGCCATAACCTTTAAACCCTGTGGTTTCATAATGATGTGTTGATGTTGAAATTAGGTGGAGAAGGCTCTCCACTCTGCCATTACATGGCATTGGTGGGCATGTTTGCATTATGTGCTCACTACTTAGTGTAATTTAGTCTATGTAACAAAAAAAACGCACATTCAAAAGCAGGTtaataatgaacaaaaatacaaatacaatcaaATTAAAGTGCAAACTACAGCATTGATAAAGAGAGAGGCCTTGGTGTTTGGCCATAAATCTGGATCAGCAAATCTAATGCATATCAGCTGACCCTGTGAAGTCATAAAATATTTTGCCCAAGTGGAAATGGCTAAATGTCTATAAACTGTATGTGCACATGATGATGCTAATTATATAAAAAAGTGACCACATTCATACTCTTGTGTTTTCACATAACTGTCTGCTATTCCCTAGAAAAAGAGAACAACACCTTCAATTTATGAAACTTCAATAAACCAAAACATGTCTCAAATCTGACCCAAAATGAGTCACAGTACTTCCTGGATGATAAAATGTAATAAAGTCATATTGTTGTGGTCATggtttttgtgtatttttttttcttttaactTGAAGACTTGGCTGCCATGTTCCAGAGTTAAAATTAGGAAATAGTGCTCACTTCACATTGAAAATTCTCTGCTTAGTAGTCCCTCTGAGGAGACACATTTCCAGCATCTCTTTCTCCCCAATCACAGGACACATTCTTCAGGCCCTGAAGCTACTGTTGAGCTTACGCCTCCTGAGGTGGCACACCTTGGAGAGCACCACCAGCACCACGATCAGCACCAAAGCCATCACCACAATGACGATGATGCTAGCGCTCTTACTGTCCAGCTTCTGACACTGTTCCTGCGTCACGCTCCTAATGTTCAACTCCACTAGCTCTGAGTTCTCCATGTACTGGCAGGTTACTGTGGCGATGTCCGGGACGACCACATTGGAGCGTTGGAGCATGTTGAGGAAGCGGGGGTTGCTACAGCAACTGAGAGGGTTCGAGCCCATGTAAAGGGTTTTGAGCGTCCGCTCCAGGACCATGACTGTGTCGTACTCCAGGGTGACTAGGTTGTTGTTCTGCAGGTTCAGGGACTCTATGGAGGGCTCCTTGTTCCACAGGTGGAGAACGCTCAGCTTGTTGGTGGACAGGTCCACGAATTTGAGACTGCTTAGCAGGGAAAGGTCTGTGTTCAGTTCTGTGATATGGTTCTCTCTCAATGATAGGTGAGTTAGGGAGTTCTCCAGACCAGAGAAAGAATTCTGGTGAATATCCAAGCCTGGGTTTAGGGACAGGTCCAGCAACCTGAGCATGGTGCCATTGAAGGCATACGGTGGCAGAACTTCAAGACTGTTTCCAGAGAGGTTCAAGAAGTGCAAGCTTGGTATGGACGCAAAGGAGACACAGCCTGATGGATCCTGGGAGTTGTGGTCTGTCAGTGGTGGTTTTCGCTGTGAGGGGCAGACTTTCAGGTAGTTCTGCTGGAGGTGAAGGCCTCTGATGCTGGGCAGTCTTTGAAACAGTCCAAAGTCCATGTTTCTGAGAACATTCCCTTGTAAGAAGAGTTCCTGCAGTGACCTTAGGGTGTTCTCCCCAAACGAGAGTTTCTGTAGGGCATTGTAACTCAGGTCCAGGGTCTTCAGAGAGTTCAGAGGGCTCTCCTGATCTACAGAAAAGGCCCTGATACAATTATTACTGATGTTGAGGTGCTCAAGGGACACCATGCTGCAGAAGAAAGACTGCGGTATGCTATTGATCTGGTTGTAGCTCATGTTGAGGTACATAAGCTTTGAGAGGTCCTGGTGTCGGCTGGTTCCACCTGACTGCGTGTGAGGTACGAACGTGTCTCTGAAGTGCTCCATCTCATCCGCTGTCCCTGTGGTGTTGATGCTCATCAGGCGGTTCCTGGACAAATCCAGGTACATGAGCTTGTTTTTTCTTGGGAGAACAGGGAAGTAGTGGATCTTGTTTTCCCTCAGGTCGAGGTAGAGGAGCTCGTACTCTAGGTCTGAGTCTGTGGTTTGGAAGCACTCCATGCTGTTCCTACTGAGGTTCAGCACCTTCAGTTGGGAAAGGTTAAAGTCAGTGATACAAGTGATGGAGTTAATGGACAAATCAAGCTCAGACAGATGGATCAGCGAGTCAAATGCTCCATCATCAATCTCTAAGATGACATTGTTGTGTAGGTCAATGTTTCTCAAGGCCAAAGATCCGCAAAAGGTCTCCTTTCCCACTTTGGTGATACTATTGCCATTCAGAGAAAGGTTAATGAGTTCTGGGGCTTCACTGAGAAAGAAGTCGGTCATCCCTGTGTACAGGCCATTGCCTGAGAGGTCAAGCTTCTTCACGGCCGCAAGAGGCCCAATGCTGGttttcaaaacagcaaaaacatcCAAGTAATTACTGGAGAGGTCCAGCACTTGCAGATTGGTCATGTCTTTGAACAGACCCGGCTGGATGAACTGGATCTTGTTGGAGTGGAGGTTCAGATGATGAACGGTGGTGTAGATTGATAGAACCTCTTGGGTAAGGTTTTGTAGAAGGTTCCGAGATAGGTCCAGCTTTTGGATGCCATGAGGAAGCTTGGCCGGAACGGTCCTCAGGTTCAGATCGTTGCAGTACACATCATTCTGTACCTGTGGACAAAACAAGGAGAGATAACTACATGAGCTTTGAACTTCATGGCACCACTGCACACTTCCAAATGACCACAAGTCACCTTGACACTTTTCACTCTAACAAAGTAAATGGTTTGTGCACATGTAGAGAGTTGTTTTATGGGCCATTGTATCTGTGTTTTTTGGCATTCAAGGGAGACTGTTAGGCTTGTTGTGGGGTTTTCACCTCATAAAACAAGCTCTTGTTACACCCCCTCTTCCACCCAGGGATTTTCAGAACGCCTGGTGGACAAAGAGTCTCTTTCCATTATTATTTCAAACATTCAACTATTAACTTATCAGCGTGGCTGGTAATTTAAACCATATGGCATAAGCCCACTCTCTAAATACAGCCTATAAAACAAACACACGTGCACattcacctgcacacacacacacacacacacacacacacacacacacacacacacacacacacacacacacacacacacacacacacacacacacacacacacacacacacacacacacacacacacacacacacacacacacacacctcacataaAACAAAGTGGATTTAGGTTCATGGCATACATTTGAAGTCAGTAGCAAGCCTTCCTTTGTTTTTTTTGCTAAATGTCAAGCTTTTTGAATGCTTTCTTCTGGCTTTTATGAACAAATGTTACCTTATACATTTCTGATTAATAACTTAACTCATATGCAATTGAAATAGCTTGCAAATCATAACAAGTCACAAACAATAAACCTATCATGGGtcatatatcactataactatctaaagatgttataacaaaaagaGATAGAAAGTGAGGTACAGCACATCTGTAAAACCCCAATTTATGTTTCCATCTACTTATTATTCTATTTTAATCTCTTTGGTGCAAtattcacaagtatgtggtacattttcaaaactcttagtacaaaactccaaaCAGATAATCAAAAATACAGTTGTTTCAAAACTCAATTGACTAAGTATAACACACAAAATCATACAGTCACTTATTCACCAAACTtaatcagtgtttcatctagaaatactgtacatgtttcacattgcaatacatggtcatatacagttgaagtaggaagtttacatacacttaggttggagtcattaaaacttgtttttcaaccactccacaaatttcttgttaacaaactacagttttggcaagtcggttaggacatctactttgtgcatgacacaagtcatttttccaacaattgtttacagacagataatttcaattatcatttactgtatcacaattccagtgggtcatatgtttacatacactaagttgactgcgtctttaaacagcttggaaaattccagaaattatgtcatggttttagaagcttctgataggctaattgacatcatttgagtcaattggaggtgtacctgtggatgtattccaatgcctaccttcaaactcagtgcataattgcttgacatcatgggaaaatcaaaagaaatcagccacctcagaaaataaattgtagacctccacaagtctggttcatcaatgggagcaatttccaaacacctgaaagtaccacgttcatctgtacaaacaatagtacgcaaatataaacaccatgggaccacgcagccgtcatactgctgagaaaggagacacgttctgtctccgagAAATGAacatattttggtgcgaaaagtgcaaatcaatcccagaacaacagcaaaggaccttgtgaagatgctggaggaaacgggtacaaaagtgtctatatccacagtaaaacgagtcctatatcgacataacctgaaaggacgctcagcaaggaagaagccactgctccaaaaccgccataaaaaagccagactacggtttgcaactgcacatggggacaaagatcgtactttttggataaatgtcctctggtctgatgaaacaaaaatagaactgtttggcaataatgaccatcgttatgtttggaggaaaaagggggaggcttgcaagcagacGAGCAGCATCCCAACTGTGAAACACAGGGGAGGgaggatcatgttgtgggggtggtttgctgcaggagggactggtgcacttcacaaaatagatggcatcatgaaaattatgtggatatattgaagcaacatctcaagacatcagtcaggaagttaaagcttggtaacaaaagggtcttccaaacggacaatgacccaaagcatacttccaaagttgtgtcaaaatggcttaaggacaacaaagtcaaggtattggagtggccatcacaaagccctgacctcaaaactatagaaaatgtgtggcaaAACTGAAAgaacgtgtgcgagcaaggaggcctacaaacctgactcagttacactagctctgtcaggaggaatgggcccaaattcacccaacctattgtgggaagcttgtggaaggctacccaaaacgtttgaccccagTTAAtgaatttaaaggaaatgctaccaaatactaattgagtgtatgtaaacttctgacccacttggaatgtgatgaaagaaat
The DNA window shown above is from Salmo salar chromosome ssa13, Ssal_v3.1, whole genome shotgun sequence and carries:
- the LOC106567550 gene encoding transforming growth factor beta activator LRRC32 isoform X2, translated to MAAYLWLVLAIVSDVAESLLHPSHQLSPCQVVQNDVYCNDLNLRTVPAKLPHGIQKLDLSRNLLQNLTQEVLSIYTTVHHLNLHSNKIQFIQPGLFKDMTNLQVLDLSSNYLDVFAVLKTSIGPLAAVKKLDLSGNGLYTGMTDFFLSEAPELINLSLNGNSITKVGKETFCGSLALRNIDLHNNVILEIDDGAFDSLIHLSELDLSINSITCITDFNLSQLKVLNLSRNSMECFQTTDSDLEYELLYLDLRENKIHYFPVLPRKNKLMYLDLSRNRLMSINTTGTADEMEHFRDTFVPHTQSGGTSRHQDLSKLMYLNMSYNQINSIPQSFFCSMVSLEHLNISNNCIRAFSVDQESPLNSLKTLDLSYNALQKLSFGENTLRSLQELFLQGNVLRNMDFGLFQRLPSIRGLHLQQNYLKVCPSQRKPPLTDHNSQDPSGCVSFASIPSLHFLNLSGNSLEVLPPYAFNGTMLRLLDLSLNPGLDIHQNSFSGLENSLTHLSLRENHITELNTDLSLLSSLKFVDLSTNKLSVLHLWNKEPSIESLNLQNNNLVTLEYDTVMVLERTLKTLYMGSNPLSCCSNPRFLNMLQRSNVVVPDIATVTCQYMENSELVELNIRSVTQEQCQKLDSKSASIIVIVVMALVLIVVLVVLSKVCHLRRRKLNSSFRA
- the LOC106567550 gene encoding transforming growth factor beta activator LRRC32 isoform X1, which codes for MVQHLRRHCLLGWKCTMAAYLWLVLAIVSDVAESLLHPSHQLSPCQVVQNDVYCNDLNLRTVPAKLPHGIQKLDLSRNLLQNLTQEVLSIYTTVHHLNLHSNKIQFIQPGLFKDMTNLQVLDLSSNYLDVFAVLKTSIGPLAAVKKLDLSGNGLYTGMTDFFLSEAPELINLSLNGNSITKVGKETFCGSLALRNIDLHNNVILEIDDGAFDSLIHLSELDLSINSITCITDFNLSQLKVLNLSRNSMECFQTTDSDLEYELLYLDLRENKIHYFPVLPRKNKLMYLDLSRNRLMSINTTGTADEMEHFRDTFVPHTQSGGTSRHQDLSKLMYLNMSYNQINSIPQSFFCSMVSLEHLNISNNCIRAFSVDQESPLNSLKTLDLSYNALQKLSFGENTLRSLQELFLQGNVLRNMDFGLFQRLPSIRGLHLQQNYLKVCPSQRKPPLTDHNSQDPSGCVSFASIPSLHFLNLSGNSLEVLPPYAFNGTMLRLLDLSLNPGLDIHQNSFSGLENSLTHLSLRENHITELNTDLSLLSSLKFVDLSTNKLSVLHLWNKEPSIESLNLQNNNLVTLEYDTVMVLERTLKTLYMGSNPLSCCSNPRFLNMLQRSNVVVPDIATVTCQYMENSELVELNIRSVTQEQCQKLDSKSASIIVIVVMALVLIVVLVVLSKVCHLRRRKLNSSFRA